The Xiphophorus couchianus unplaced genomic scaffold, X_couchianus-1.0 Scaffold1000102, whole genome shotgun sequence genome includes a region encoding these proteins:
- the niban1a gene encoding protein Niban 1a → MGVSASSLLDEAKSDYIRGQAQAELNDFAPYYRKQFLVARFAQVEDELEQNQQQITQLLKQKEAPEEAIVLYEDAVWYFDENRKWRERYVVVRANYCLECHESLQSYVKGANAFYKLLPTGGTVLTTEETYMEMVDKCYPDDSNPVKSIPALIDCVNKFDMKEEFAPPLSGMPGQFPVYLRLPYRRDSYFCFKQEAKQAAFISFLSDCIKHQNQDFQKKKTCEVQAFLKAIQLLRQDRGQYEAWGMLIGSDVRVMANLVMEKLLPSLGKDLLPRLKARKTDRKKAWFITMEAAYILVQEHLLEGLTALKEECKVSVRQQEVLMDMDQILNARRQLEEKIRVKVSAPAEQLCSESVQPYLGSVLEELMEPISSGFMDGRQLMETKMDEVCQAVLQGADNDNLKQALGEMARPNLLDCCLKISSLQDKLKHLQERFGFSTMTAVTHGAQIDLQQLMENAAYTLELMLQKAMEDNPETAGAVMDKAKHRILKQFDYDSSTVRKRIFQEALVSIMLPFIKKNLVDSCKPELQGLEQTIYTDYANFIHVENVYENILLQILDKEVSKVVKEAASLHKHNLFQESSRASLSSVSTPSSPAPALASSVRFPSQTPPSPLAANGLPPSPTKGAEPKREKVGEEVLQAADWPDAKLPAGEGTQNDRTLKVEGISSADPKPPSAETLDPSESQIQENLSVQAEESRTQRTDQQEAETTSSEPPAVSPEPPADPPEVPTAAEPPAPEPSSPEPLATVEPPAPEPSVVSEAPTLDQTDEPVNLPAEEPGSQAAAASQQPSAMLAAPPGGEEAEDVGLKLQLKTEDAEGGTASDPNSLAVSVGSDSPRSDPESTGGISETSELLEVQSALSPEETSEDQTSVGEPSIEAQTGEVEAGAGATAESPAELDGAAFSPPAGNGPGEPDVQPLDCVKEIRNLVVEVIEVEEPMDCFPKEE, encoded by the exons GCCAGGCGCAGGCCGAGCTGAACGACTTCGCTCCGTACTACAGGAAGCAGTTCTTGGTGGCCCGGTTCGCCCAGGTGGAGGACGAACTggaacagaaccaacagcagaTCACTCAGCTGCTCAAGCAGAAG GAGGCGCCAGAGGAAGCCATCGTCCTCTACGAAGACGCCGTGTGGTACTTtgatgaaaacaggaagtggagggaGCGGTACGTTGTGGTGAGAGCGAACTACTGCCTGGAGTGTCATGAAAGCCTGCAG TCTTATGTTAAAGGAGCCAACGCATTTTACAAGCTGCTGCCTACAGGGGGCACTGTTCTGACCACAGAGGAGACGTACATGGAGATGGTGGACAAATGCTACCCTGATGACAGCA ACCCTGTGAAATCTATCCCGGCTCTAATTGACTGTGTCAACAAATTTG ACATGAAGGAGGAATTCGCTCCTCCTCTGTCGGGGATGCCGGGGCAGTTCCCGGTCTACCTGCGCCTGCCCTACAGGAGGGATTCCTACTTCTGCTTCAAGCAGGAGGCCAAGCAGGCCGCCTTCATCTCCTTCCTGTCGGACTGCATCAAGCACCAGAACCAAG ACttccagaagaagaagacgtGTGAAGTCCAGGCGTTCCTGAAGGCCATCCAGCTGCTCCGCCAGGACCGGGGCCAGTACGAGGCCTGGGGCATGCTGATCGGCAGCGACGTGCGG GTGATGGCCAACCTGGTGATGGAGAAGCTGCTGCCGTCGCTGGGGAAGGACCTGCTGCCTCGCCTCAAAGCCAGGAAGACTGACAGGAAGAAGGCTTGGTTCATC ACGATGGAGGCGGCCTACATCCTGGTCCAGGAGCATCTGCTGGAGGGCCTGACGGCTCTGAAGGAGGAGTGCAAGGTGTCCGTCCGGCAGCAGGAGGTTCTGATGGACATGGACCAGATCCTCAACGCCAGGCggcagctggaggagaagaTCCGAG TCAAGGTCTCTGCGCCGGCGGAGCAGCTGTGCTCCGAGTCCGTCCAGCCCTACCTGGGCTCGGTTCTGGAGGAGCTGATGGAGCCGATCAGCTCCGGCTTCATGGACGGCCGGCAGCTGATGGAGACCAAGATGGACGAGGTGTGCCAGGCCGTCCTGCAGGGAGCAGACAACGACAACCTGAAACAG GCTTTGGGTGAGATGGCGAGACCGAACCTGCTGGACTGCTGCCTGAAGATCAGCTCCCTGCAGGACAAACTGAAGCACCTGCAGGAGCGCTTTGGGTTCAGCACCATGACGGCGGTGACCCACGGCGCTCAGATCGACCTGCAGCAG CTGATGGAGAACGCGGCGTACACCCTGGAGCTGATGCTGCAGAAAGCCATGGAGGACAACCCGGAGACGGCCGGCGCTGTCATGGACAAGGCCAAGCACAGGATCCTGAAG CAATTCGACTACGACAGCAGCACAGTGAGGAAGAGGATCTTCCAGGAAGCCCTGGTCTCCATCATGCTGCCCTTCATCAAGAAGAACCTGGTCGACTCCTGCAAACCT GAGCTCCAGGGTCTGGAACAGACCATCTACACTGACTACGCCAACTTCATCCACGTGGAGAACGTCTATGAGAACATCCTCCTGCAAATCCTGGACAAGGAGGTCTCTAAGG TGGTGAAGGAAGCCGCCAGCCTGCATAAACACAACCTGTTCCAAGAGAGCAGCCGCGCCAGCCTGTCCTCCGTCTCCACGCCCAGCAGCCCCGCCCCGGCTTTGGCCTCCTCCGTCAGATTCCCGTCCCAGACTCCTCCGTCTCCCCTGGCCGCCAACGGGCTGCCCCCCAGTCCCACAAAGGGGGCGGAGCCAAAGAGGGAGAAAGTAGGAGAAGAAGTCCTGCAGGCAGCGGATTGGCCAGACGCAAAGCTGCCAGCAGGCGAAGGAACCCAAAACGACCGAACGTTGAAGGTAGAAGGGATCAGCTCAGCAGACCCGAAACCTCCGTCAGCCGAGACTCTGGACCCATCAGAATCACAGATCCAGGAAAATCTCTCCGTCCAAGCAGAAGAATCCAGAACCCAGAGAACAGACCAACAAGAGGCAGAAACCACTTCATCAGAACCTCCAGCTGTTTCTCCAGAACCTCCTGCTGACCCTCCAGAAGTTCCAACTGCTGCAGAACCTCCAGCTCCAGAACCTTCTTCTCCAGAACCTCTGGCAACTGTAGAGCCTCCAGCTCCAGAACCTTCCGTTGTTTCAGAAGCTCCAACTCTGGACCAAACCGATGAACCCGTGAATCTTCCAGCAGAAGAACCCGGATCCCAGGCTGCAGCCGCCAGCCAGCAGCCATCAGCCATGCTAGCggctccccctggtggtgaAGAAGCAGAAGACGTCGgcctgaagctgcagctgaagacGGAGGACGCAGAAGGAGGAACCGCCTCGGATCCCAACTCCCTGGCCGTCTCAGTGGGAAGTGACTCTCCACGGTCCGACCCGGAGTCCACAGGAGGAATCTCAGAAACTTCGGAGCTCCTGGAGGTCCAGTCGGCGCTGAGCCCAGAGGAGACATCCGAGGACCAAACCTCAGTGGGAGAACCGTCCATCGAGGCTCAGACCGGAGAAGTGGAGGCCGGAGCCGGAGCCACGGCGGAGAGTCCAGCAGAACTGGACGGTGCTGCTTTCTCTCCGCCGGCCGGGAACGGTCCCGGCGAGCCCGACGTCCAGCCGCTGGACTGCGTGAAGGAGATCCGCAACCTGGTGGTGGAGGTGATCGAGGTGGAGGAGCCGATGGATTGCTTTCCCAAAGAGGAATGA